A region of the Amycolatopsis sp. cg13 genome:
GCCGCCCGTAGCGGTCGCCGAGGTTGCCGAACGCGATGAGCAGCGAGCCGACCGCGAAGCCGTAGCTGTCGAGGATCCACAGGGCCTGGTCGGCGGTCGGGGCGAGGGCGCGGGTGATGGTCGGCATGGTCAGGAACAGGATCGAACCGTCCATCGAGACCAGCAGGACCGGTCCGAGCACCACGAGCAGACCCAGCCAGGCGCGGCGAGTTTCCGTCATGCTCCCGATCCTCGGAACCCGCGGCCGCGCTCGGCCAGCACCGGCGATGAGTACCCCTCGCAGGTGCAGGCACTGGTCCGCGAGCTTGCCTACGATCGGGATCATGCAGACCGAAACCCTCGGCGTGTTCCTCAAGACCCGCCGCGACCGCGTGACGCCGGACGCCGCCGGGATGCGGACGTACGGCACGCTCCGCCGGGTGCCGGGTCTGCGCCGGGAGGAACTCGCCCAGCTCGCGGGCGTCAGCGTCGGCTACTACACGCGGCTGGAGCAGGACCAGTCCGGCACCGCGTCGCCGCAGGTGCTCGATGCGCTCGCGCGAGTGCTCAACCTCGACGAGACCGAGTCGAGCCATCTGCACAACCTCGCCCAGCGCTGCGGAGTCCCCCGGCTGGTGCGCCCCGCGCCGGAAACGCTGGACCCGCACGTCGCGACCCTGCTGCACGCGCTGAGCGACAGCGTCCCCGCGATCGTCCTCGGCCGCCGCGGCGACGTGCTCGGCTGGAACCGCACCGGCCACCTCCTGCACGCCGAACACCTCGACTACGCCGCGCCGGACTCGCCCGAGACCCGCCCGTCGATCCCGCGGATGTTCTTCCTCGACCCGCTGCACCGCGACCTGTACCGCAACTGGGCGGAGATGGCCCGCACCCACGTCGGCTACCTGCGCCTGATGTCCGGCAAACATCCGACCGACGCCCGGCTCGCGGAGCTGATCGGCGAACTCGCCATGGGCAGCCCGGAATTCGCCGCGCTCTGGGCGGCCGGCGACGTCGTGGACTGCACGAGCGGCCCGATGGACCTGCGCCACCCGACGCTCGGGCCCGTGAACATCGACTACCAGGTCTGGCTCCAGCCCGACAGCCCCGACCACCAGCTCGAGGCCTATACGCCGCGCGACGCCGCCTCCCGGGACGCGTTGCGACTGTTGGAGGTCGCTTCCCGCTAACCGGCCTGCTCAACGCCCTTCGTATGGCATCATCCGCCGGTGACTGGCGAGCGGAGCGACCCGCACTCCATCGGGGAGGAAGACCTCGAGGACTTCGACTCCTGGACCGCGCAAGCCGCACTCGCCTCTCTCATCGACGAAACGCTCGGTTCCCCCGCGGTCATCCAGCTCCTCGCCCGCGAATCGCTGCGCGCCGAAGTCGTGCGCGAAGAGCTCTTCGCGAACGAGACTCTCCTCGCGAAGATCCGGACGCTGCAG
Encoded here:
- a CDS encoding helix-turn-helix domain-containing protein; the encoded protein is MQTETLGVFLKTRRDRVTPDAAGMRTYGTLRRVPGLRREELAQLAGVSVGYYTRLEQDQSGTASPQVLDALARVLNLDETESSHLHNLAQRCGVPRLVRPAPETLDPHVATLLHALSDSVPAIVLGRRGDVLGWNRTGHLLHAEHLDYAAPDSPETRPSIPRMFFLDPLHRDLYRNWAEMARTHVGYLRLMSGKHPTDARLAELIGELAMGSPEFAALWAAGDVVDCTSGPMDLRHPTLGPVNIDYQVWLQPDSPDHQLEAYTPRDAASRDALRLLEVASR